The following proteins come from a genomic window of Maridesulfovibrio zosterae DSM 11974:
- a CDS encoding MFS transporter, producing the protein MKRLFNYFRLSSLDQCSESKRRTAQGVLGSAFFSTLGVGAFTFALSVNAQSAGLSPSWLGLAFSGYFLARLVLAPLAGYGADFIGAMPLLLIASAAGTAIPTLYYFFPINEALGIIQICMGFCAGIIKPVSMSILGECVPQNKRGRLFGAYNTCLYTALIFGPLAGGAAINIQGGINTLTLACPCIGMGLTFLFFLRAKFVSPLHTMKSAKDKEGPPWRNITFIALLLAVLGRTMGSSVIITFLPRLINERFGLSGILAGILFALPNIIIIIGMPVTSKWADIRDKTGLTFLGMGLCSACLFGFGQSIPLWFFACLSVTMGLGSALSLPSSMSLAVDMGSSKGSIMGIFLGASNLGFVFGPSLAGFAAEYGGISDAFELTALFGGLCLLPTFLILNKKLNVE; encoded by the coding sequence GTGAAAAGACTTTTTAATTATTTCCGGCTAAGCAGTTTGGACCAATGCTCTGAGTCAAAACGACGGACAGCACAAGGGGTTCTTGGATCAGCTTTCTTTTCCACTTTAGGAGTCGGAGCTTTCACGTTCGCCTTGTCTGTAAATGCCCAGTCAGCAGGGTTATCGCCATCATGGCTTGGGCTTGCATTTTCCGGCTATTTTCTTGCCCGTTTAGTTCTTGCTCCACTTGCCGGTTATGGAGCAGATTTTATCGGAGCCATGCCGCTTCTGCTTATAGCCTCAGCTGCAGGAACCGCAATTCCTACACTTTATTATTTTTTTCCTATAAATGAGGCTCTTGGCATCATACAGATCTGTATGGGATTTTGTGCTGGAATAATCAAACCCGTAAGCATGTCTATTCTAGGAGAATGCGTGCCTCAAAATAAACGAGGTCGATTATTCGGTGCATACAATACATGCCTATATACAGCCCTTATATTCGGTCCGCTGGCAGGCGGAGCTGCTATAAATATTCAGGGGGGCATCAATACCCTGACCCTTGCCTGCCCCTGTATAGGTATGGGACTAACTTTTTTATTTTTCCTTCGGGCAAAATTTGTATCACCGCTTCACACAATGAAATCCGCCAAGGATAAAGAAGGACCACCATGGCGTAACATTACTTTTATAGCTCTTCTCTTAGCTGTGTTAGGAAGAACTATGGGGTCATCAGTAATCATAACATTTTTACCCCGACTAATTAATGAACGCTTTGGATTAAGTGGTATTCTTGCAGGGATACTGTTTGCGCTACCCAACATAATCATTATCATTGGTATGCCCGTCACTAGTAAATGGGCCGACATACGTGACAAAACCGGACTCACTTTTCTAGGCATGGGACTGTGCTCAGCATGTCTTTTCGGCTTTGGACAGTCTATTCCGCTATGGTTCTTTGCCTGCCTGTCGGTGACGATGGGCCTTGGATCAGCTCTGTCACTTCCCTCTTCCATGTCACTTGCCGTCGACATGGGATCGTCCAAAGGCAGTATCATGGGAATATTTCTAGGCGCATCCAATCTTGGATTTGTATTTGGCCCCAGTCTAGCAGGATTTGCCGCGGAGTACGGAGGTATATCCGACGCCTTTGAACTGACAGCTCTTTTTGGGGGATTGTGCCTGCTACCTACTTTTCTGATTTTGAATAAGAAATTAAATGTAGAGTGA
- a CDS encoding Na(+)-translocating NADH-quinone reductase subunit A: protein MIKLKKGLDIPISGEPVLDFFEGNSPRTVAVLGGDYVGMKPSMSVAVGDTVKLGQTIFSDKKIEGVVFTAPGAGKVVAINRGERRILQSVVIELDETAGAVEFPKYDSEKLLDLDRQDVVDNLVNSGMWTAFRTRPLSKTPSLDSIPHSIFVTAMDTNPLAATPSTIIWKNSEAWQAGLRILTRLTEGEIHVCATDDFALPLIQEVKMQFFSGPHPAGLVGTHIHFIDPVGPQKTVWHLGYQDVIAFGKLFTTGMLPTERYISLAGPMVKQPRIIKTRIGAGLDDVLAGEIMAGDVRVISGSVLSGFKAEGPLGFLGRFHNQITALSEGGKREFLGWMAPGKDKFSIKPVFLSAYLKNKKRFALNTLLGGSHRAIFPTGAFDEVMPLDILPTYLVRALAVMDTDEAQALGCLELDEEDLALMSFVDCGKNDFGQMLREVLTLIEKEG from the coding sequence ATGATAAAACTCAAGAAAGGACTCGACATTCCTATCTCGGGCGAGCCTGTGCTGGATTTCTTTGAAGGAAATTCCCCACGGACCGTAGCTGTTCTTGGCGGAGATTATGTCGGCATGAAGCCGAGCATGTCTGTAGCTGTGGGCGATACGGTAAAACTCGGCCAAACGATCTTTTCCGATAAAAAGATCGAAGGCGTCGTTTTTACGGCTCCCGGGGCTGGTAAAGTCGTTGCCATCAATCGAGGTGAACGCAGAATTTTACAATCTGTGGTCATCGAACTCGACGAGACAGCCGGAGCTGTGGAATTTCCGAAATATGATTCGGAAAAGCTGCTTGATCTTGACCGTCAGGACGTAGTCGATAATCTGGTTAATTCCGGAATGTGGACTGCGTTTCGTACGCGTCCACTAAGCAAAACTCCATCTCTGGACTCAATTCCACATTCCATTTTTGTCACGGCTATGGATACTAATCCACTGGCCGCAACCCCTTCCACAATCATCTGGAAAAATTCTGAAGCATGGCAGGCCGGTCTTAGAATCCTTACACGACTAACCGAAGGTGAAATTCATGTCTGTGCAACAGACGATTTTGCCTTACCGCTTATTCAGGAAGTGAAAATGCAGTTTTTTTCAGGCCCGCACCCTGCTGGACTTGTTGGAACTCACATTCACTTTATTGATCCGGTTGGACCGCAGAAAACTGTTTGGCATCTTGGTTATCAGGATGTCATTGCTTTCGGTAAGCTTTTCACCACCGGCATGCTTCCGACCGAGCGATACATTTCTCTGGCCGGTCCTATGGTCAAACAACCACGCATCATCAAGACCCGCATAGGAGCAGGACTAGATGACGTACTCGCCGGAGAAATCATGGCCGGAGATGTCCGTGTTATTTCCGGATCAGTCCTTTCCGGCTTCAAAGCCGAAGGTCCACTTGGCTTTTTAGGCCGCTTCCACAACCAGATTACAGCTTTATCCGAAGGCGGAAAACGCGAATTTCTGGGATGGATGGCACCTGGTAAAGACAAGTTTTCGATCAAGCCCGTGTTTTTGTCAGCCTACCTCAAGAATAAAAAACGCTTTGCACTGAATACCTTATTAGGTGGCAGTCACAGAGCAATCTTCCCGACAGGAGCATTCGACGAGGTTATGCCTCTTGATATCCTGCCGACATATCTTGTGCGTGCTCTGGCAGTCATGGACACGGACGAAGCTCAGGCACTTGGCTGCCTGGAACTCGATGAGGAAGATCTCGCCCTCATGTCCTTCGTGGACTGCGGCAAGAACGATTTCGGGCAGATGCTGCGCGAAGTCCTCACTCTTATCGAGAAGGAAGGATAA
- a CDS encoding NADH:ubiquinone reductase (Na(+)-transporting) subunit B, with protein sequence MSTLLNKIHDAVTGDGKYKKYYPLYEMVDTFLFSPPETSSGAPHVRDAIDLKRVMITVVFALIPCFYMAMWNTGYQANSALSVMGLEAGTGWRWSVMHLLGLAANPASFASNVILGALYFFPIYIVCNIVGGFWETLFAVIRKHEINEGFLVTGSLIPLIVPPHIPLWQLALATSFGVVIGKEIFGGTGKNILNPALLARAFLFFAYPAQISGNSVWVAVDGYSGATPLALASGGGLSAVMAKYSWWDCFIGTIPGSIGETSTLACLIGAVVLCITGIASWRIMVSILAGAFSIAIIFNAVGSATNPMMTVSPLWHLVMGGLAFGMVYMATDPVSSSMTPKGQYYYGALIGIMIILIRTVNPAYPEGVMLAILFGNVFAPIIDHFVMRGNIKRRMVRSV encoded by the coding sequence ATGAGTACTTTGCTTAATAAAATACATGATGCTGTCACCGGAGATGGAAAGTACAAAAAGTACTATCCGCTCTACGAGATGGTGGATACCTTCCTGTTCTCCCCTCCCGAGACCAGTTCGGGTGCCCCGCATGTTCGAGATGCCATCGACCTGAAAAGAGTCATGATTACCGTTGTTTTCGCTCTGATACCCTGTTTCTACATGGCCATGTGGAACACTGGATATCAAGCCAATTCAGCACTTTCTGTAATGGGACTTGAAGCAGGTACCGGCTGGCGCTGGAGCGTAATGCATCTTCTTGGCCTTGCAGCAAATCCAGCAAGTTTTGCATCCAATGTTATTTTGGGCGCTCTATACTTCTTCCCGATTTATATTGTCTGCAATATCGTGGGTGGATTTTGGGAAACTCTGTTTGCTGTTATCCGCAAACACGAAATAAACGAAGGATTCCTTGTAACAGGATCACTCATTCCACTTATAGTTCCTCCGCATATTCCACTCTGGCAGTTGGCATTGGCAACCAGTTTCGGTGTTGTAATAGGTAAGGAAATCTTTGGTGGTACAGGAAAGAACATCCTTAACCCGGCCTTACTAGCCCGTGCCTTCCTCTTCTTTGCCTATCCGGCTCAGATATCAGGTAACAGTGTATGGGTTGCTGTAGATGGTTACTCCGGTGCAACTCCTCTGGCATTAGCCTCCGGCGGAGGACTCAGTGCTGTCATGGCCAAATATTCATGGTGGGATTGTTTTATAGGAACCATTCCCGGTTCAATAGGTGAAACGTCAACCTTGGCATGTCTTATCGGTGCAGTAGTTCTCTGCATAACAGGTATTGCCTCCTGGCGGATCATGGTTTCCATCCTCGCCGGTGCTTTCTCTATAGCTATTATATTCAATGCTGTTGGAAGTGCAACCAACCCTATGATGACAGTCAGCCCTCTGTGGCATCTCGTTATGGGCGGTCTGGCTTTCGGTATGGTCTACATGGCTACTGACCCGGTTTCATCCTCAATGACTCCCAAAGGGCAATACTATTACGGGGCACTTATCGGAATAATGATTATTCTGATACGAACAGTCAACCCGGCCTATCCCGAAGGTGTTATGCTGGCAATTCTCTTTGGTAACGTATTTGCCCCAATTATCGACCACTTTGTCATGCGGGGTAATATAAAACGTAGGATGGTGCGCAGTGTCTAA
- a CDS encoding Na(+)-translocating NADH-quinone reductase subunit C — translation MSNDSTKNVLVVAFSLCLVCSLLVSTAAVGLKSIQEENKVQERKENILKAAGIYDEDASIDELYKQIEPKVVDLSTGEYVDMDAATFDQRKAAKDPASSVAIPSDKDKAGIGHRSKYASVYLLKDGNELKRIVLPIHGKGLWSTMYGFIALAPDFNTVKNFGFYEHGETPGLGGEVDNSDWKSLWVGKKIYNDKGEPIIDVVKGTVNPSDPKAEYEIDGLAGATLTSRGVANLVQYWLGKGGFELYLERLAKEGGDNNG, via the coding sequence GTGTCTAACGATTCCACGAAAAATGTACTTGTTGTGGCGTTTTCCCTGTGCCTTGTATGCTCACTGCTTGTTTCTACCGCAGCTGTCGGTTTAAAATCCATTCAGGAAGAAAACAAAGTTCAGGAGCGCAAGGAGAACATTCTCAAAGCTGCCGGTATCTATGATGAAGATGCATCAATAGATGAACTTTATAAACAGATCGAACCTAAAGTGGTTGATCTGTCTACAGGCGAATACGTAGATATGGATGCAGCCACCTTTGATCAGCGTAAGGCAGCCAAAGATCCGGCATCCAGCGTTGCTATCCCGTCCGATAAAGATAAGGCTGGCATTGGACACCGTTCCAAATATGCCAGTGTCTATCTGCTGAAAGACGGCAACGAGCTCAAACGCATTGTACTGCCAATCCACGGTAAAGGATTATGGTCTACAATGTATGGATTTATAGCTCTTGCTCCTGATTTCAACACAGTCAAGAACTTCGGTTTCTACGAACACGGTGAAACTCCTGGCCTAGGTGGCGAAGTTGATAATTCTGACTGGAAGAGTCTGTGGGTAGGCAAAAAAATATATAACGACAAAGGTGAGCCGATTATCGATGTAGTTAAAGGGACTGTCAATCCCAGCGATCCTAAAGCCGAGTATGAAATAGACGGATTAGCAGGTGCCACCCTGACATCACGCGGTGTAGCTAATCTGGTTCAATACTGGCTGGGCAAAGGCGGCTTTGAGCTATACCTCGAGCGGCTAGCAAAAGAGGGAGGCGATAATAATGGCTAA
- a CDS encoding NADH:ubiquinone reductase (Na(+)-transporting) subunit D: MAKFREVLLKPLLEDNPIAVQILGICSALAVTTKLETAFVMSLAVTFVTAASNVSVSAIRKHIPSSIRIIVMMTIIATLVIIVDQFLKAFAYGVSKQLSVFVGLIITNCIVMGRAEAFAMQNEPKLSLADGIGNGLGYGLILLTVAFLRELFGSGKLFGLSIFKLSSEGGWYEPNGLMLLPPSAFFIIGLLIWSVNTYEKRKNKR; this comes from the coding sequence ATGGCTAAATTCAGAGAAGTTTTGCTCAAACCGCTTCTGGAAGATAATCCAATTGCCGTCCAGATCCTCGGGATTTGTTCTGCTCTGGCTGTTACCACCAAACTGGAAACGGCGTTTGTTATGAGCCTTGCAGTAACTTTTGTTACCGCAGCATCAAACGTATCGGTAAGTGCTATTCGAAAGCACATTCCATCCAGCATCCGCATCATTGTCATGATGACTATCATTGCCACACTGGTAATCATAGTAGATCAGTTCCTTAAAGCCTTCGCCTACGGGGTCAGCAAACAGTTATCCGTTTTCGTCGGACTGATTATCACTAACTGCATTGTTATGGGCCGTGCTGAGGCATTTGCCATGCAAAATGAGCCGAAACTAAGCCTTGCTGATGGTATCGGTAACGGTTTGGGATACGGACTTATACTTCTGACAGTCGCCTTTTTGCGCGAACTGTTCGGATCAGGCAAACTGTTCGGCCTCAGTATCTTTAAGCTGTCTTCCGAAGGCGGCTGGTACGAACCGAATGGACTTATGCTTCTGCCACCAAGCGCATTCTTCATCATCGGACTGCTCATATGGTCTGTGAACACTTATGAAAAGCGGAAGAACAAGCGCTAA
- the nqrE gene encoding NADH:ubiquinone reductase (Na(+)-transporting) subunit E — MEHLINIFVKSIFIENMALAFFLGMCTYLAVSKKVATAMGLGVAVVVVMTITVPVNNLLYNYFLREGALSWAGFGDTDLTFVGLISYIGVIAAIVQIMEMALDKYVPSLYNALGIFLPLITVNCAILGASLFMVERDYNFTESVTFGFGSGVGWALAIVVLAGIREKMKYSDVPEELQGLGITFIVVGLMSFGFLSFSGIQM; from the coding sequence GTGGAACACTTAATTAATATATTCGTCAAATCGATTTTTATCGAAAATATGGCGCTGGCCTTCTTCCTGGGCATGTGTACCTATTTGGCTGTGTCCAAAAAGGTTGCTACCGCTATGGGTCTGGGAGTGGCTGTTGTCGTTGTTATGACGATTACGGTCCCGGTCAATAACCTGCTTTATAACTACTTCCTGCGCGAAGGAGCATTATCATGGGCCGGGTTCGGTGATACCGACCTGACCTTTGTCGGTCTGATCTCATACATCGGAGTTATCGCAGCTATCGTCCAGATTATGGAAATGGCTCTCGATAAGTATGTGCCCTCGCTATATAACGCCTTGGGTATCTTCTTGCCGCTGATCACTGTTAACTGTGCCATATTAGGAGCATCTCTCTTTATGGTCGAACGTGATTACAACTTTACTGAATCCGTGACCTTCGGTTTCGGTTCCGGTGTAGGTTGGGCGCTGGCCATTGTTGTGCTGGCCGGTATCCGCGAAAAGATGAAGTACTCGGATGTACCGGAAGAACTTCAGGGACTCGGCATCACGTTTATCGTGGTAGGTCTTATGTCATTTGGATTCCTATCGTTTTCCGGCATTCAGATGTAG
- the nqrF gene encoding NADH:ubiquinone reductase (Na(+)-transporting) subunit F, with the protein MVEIILGVTMFTGVVLALCVFILLARAKLVPSGEVSIEINGDPEKTIEVRPGAKLLGVLAEKEIYVPSACGGGGSCGQCKCKVHEGGGDILPTETSHISKREAREGTRLACQVNVKQDMKIAVPAEIFDIKKWECTVKSNIPRATFIKELTLQLPDGENVDFRAGGYIQIEAPAHTVHYKDFEVGDRFKEDWDKFNLWRYTSVVKEPIVRAYSMANYPDEKGIIMLNVRVCPPPPFAPDSPPGQMSSYIYSLKPGDKVTISGPYGEFFARDTDAEMIFIGGGAGMAPMRSHIFDQLKRLSTTRKVSYWYGARSLREMFYVEEFDKLAEECPNFTWHVALSDPLPEDNWTGYTGFIHQVLYDNYIKQHPAPEDCEFYMCGPPMMASAVENMLLSQGVEKENIMYDNFGA; encoded by the coding sequence ATGGTTGAAATAATACTCGGCGTAACGATGTTTACCGGCGTAGTTCTTGCGCTGTGCGTGTTCATCCTGCTTGCCCGGGCAAAACTTGTCCCGAGCGGCGAGGTGAGCATCGAAATTAACGGAGACCCGGAAAAGACTATTGAAGTCAGACCGGGAGCCAAACTCCTTGGCGTATTGGCCGAAAAAGAGATCTACGTTCCCTCTGCTTGCGGTGGTGGTGGATCATGCGGTCAGTGCAAATGCAAAGTCCATGAAGGCGGCGGAGACATTCTGCCGACAGAAACATCTCACATCAGCAAACGTGAAGCCCGTGAGGGAACCCGTCTTGCCTGTCAGGTAAACGTCAAACAGGACATGAAGATTGCAGTTCCGGCTGAAATCTTTGATATCAAAAAATGGGAGTGCACGGTCAAATCCAATATCCCGCGTGCTACATTTATTAAAGAACTAACGTTGCAATTGCCTGATGGTGAAAATGTCGACTTCCGTGCAGGTGGTTACATTCAGATTGAAGCTCCAGCCCACACTGTCCACTACAAGGATTTTGAAGTTGGAGACAGATTCAAAGAAGACTGGGATAAGTTTAACCTGTGGCGCTATACCTCAGTGGTCAAAGAGCCAATTGTCAGAGCTTATTCCATGGCCAACTATCCTGATGAAAAAGGTATCATAATGCTTAATGTACGCGTTTGTCCGCCGCCGCCATTTGCGCCGGACTCCCCTCCCGGACAAATGTCCTCGTACATCTACAGTCTGAAGCCTGGTGATAAAGTTACTATCTCCGGTCCTTACGGCGAATTCTTTGCCCGTGATACAGATGCAGAAATGATCTTTATCGGTGGTGGAGCGGGTATGGCCCCTATGCGCTCGCACATCTTCGATCAACTCAAACGCCTCAGTACCACTCGCAAAGTCAGCTACTGGTATGGAGCACGAAGCCTGCGTGAAATGTTCTATGTGGAAGAGTTCGATAAACTCGCCGAAGAGTGTCCGAACTTCACATGGCATGTAGCACTTTCTGATCCTTTGCCTGAAGATAACTGGACTGGCTACACAGGCTTCATCCATCAGGTTCTGTACGACAACTATATTAAACAGCACCCTGCGCCAGAAGACTGTGAATTCTATATGTGTGGACCGCCGATGATGGCATCTGCCGTAGAAAACATGCTCTTGTCTCAAGGGGTGGAAAAAGAAAATATTATGTACGACAACTTCGGAGCCTAA
- a CDS encoding FAD:protein FMN transferase, producing the protein MKCFSGLLKKIAVLLILLTAVSGCSGEPQPVKLRGKAIGTMYSIVAFDLPDNISAKDLDKGINQVVSRVNSAMSLFKSDSELSRFNALHDSKWFPVSPELAEVVKTAKEINELTNGAFDITVAPLVNLWGFGPDKRPDVVPSGADIKKALQNVGSQFIEVRTDPPALKKLNPSLTLDLAAIAKGYCVDAVSNWLLSRNIPSFMVEIGGEIRTRGTKPGSVPWRIAVEKPVSMERSVQAVISFTDKAMATSGDYRNYFEVDGKRYSHILDPTTGRPITHKLVSVSVMNDTCTRADALATGITVLGPEKGVEMAKKENLSAFFIVKTADGFVEIATGDFPKHENLK; encoded by the coding sequence ATGAAATGCTTTTCGGGATTATTGAAAAAAATCGCTGTACTACTCATCCTGCTGACCGCGGTCAGTGGGTGCAGCGGAGAGCCGCAACCCGTGAAGCTTCGGGGAAAAGCAATTGGCACGATGTATTCCATAGTGGCTTTCGATCTCCCTGACAACATATCAGCTAAAGATCTGGACAAAGGGATTAATCAGGTCGTGTCCAGAGTAAACTCGGCTATGTCCCTGTTCAAATCTGATTCCGAACTATCACGTTTTAACGCTCTGCACGATTCTAAATGGTTTCCCGTATCCCCAGAACTGGCAGAAGTAGTTAAAACAGCTAAAGAAATAAATGAATTAACGAATGGGGCTTTCGACATAACCGTGGCCCCGCTGGTCAACCTGTGGGGTTTTGGACCGGATAAACGTCCCGATGTTGTGCCCAGTGGTGCTGACATCAAAAAAGCATTACAAAATGTTGGTTCACAGTTTATTGAAGTTCGCACTGATCCTCCGGCACTCAAAAAACTTAATCCAAGTTTAACCCTTGATCTGGCCGCCATAGCTAAAGGCTATTGCGTTGATGCAGTCAGCAATTGGCTTTTAAGCCGGAACATACCCAGCTTCATGGTAGAGATAGGTGGCGAAATCAGGACTAGGGGAACAAAACCAGGCAGTGTTCCATGGCGAATAGCCGTTGAAAAACCGGTGAGCATGGAGAGATCTGTTCAAGCCGTAATATCATTCACAGATAAAGCGATGGCTACGTCAGGAGATTACCGGAACTATTTTGAAGTAGATGGCAAACGCTACTCTCATATTCTTGACCCAACCACAGGACGGCCGATTACCCATAAGCTGGTCTCGGTCAGTGTCATGAACGACACATGCACTCGCGCCGACGCTCTCGCAACAGGTATAACAGTGCTCGGCCCTGAGAAAGGTGTCGAAATGGCCAAAAAAGAAAACCTGTCCGCCTTTTTCATTGTGAAAACCGCCGATGGATTCGTTGAAATCGCAACGGGCGATTTCCCCAAACACGAAAATCTGAAGTGA
- a CDS encoding ATP-binding protein, whose translation MLKHKLFSMIKPKTIQHYLAYMVTGLVLIQLGITWFLISNLTSEMLTEQVGLRALQTAQTIASTPMIREELQREDPSGKIQILAEDIRKKTGATFVVIGDVNNKRFSHPVPERVGKTFVGGDTGPAVEQGKSYVSEAVGTLGRSIRGFVPVFSDNNKIIGFVSVGYLSKSVQKSIAEHLHRPLIFIIFITLVGFIITACIARHLKKVTLNLEPAEITNLYLERGAVLETIREGVIATDHKGEIRLANKAALEYTCFNSSELVGNLIDDVIPCAGLKHALTTGESEHDQERIVNGQELIFNIVPVLKDEIVKGLVASFRRKDELDRISHELSSIQEYSELLRAQTHEYSNKLHTIAGLIQIEAYQEALDLVSSESSGYEEIIRFLNKAVPHPVIAAIVLGKFNRAMELKVSFEIDRDGTMIDVPDWIKQEKIVTIVGNLLDNAFEAVLEQDKDKRNVFLSFTDLGNDIVFEVEDSGAGIPRDRVDKIFEKGISSKGTLRRGLGLYLVKQRLEELGGFISVSSVESGGSLFSVIIPKVRCYIHERY comes from the coding sequence ATGCTCAAACATAAATTATTTTCCATGATAAAACCTAAAACCATACAGCATTACCTTGCATATATGGTAACTGGACTTGTTCTAATTCAGCTTGGGATCACATGGTTTCTAATTTCCAATCTGACTTCCGAAATGCTTACGGAGCAGGTAGGTCTGAGAGCCCTTCAAACAGCGCAAACCATTGCCAGCACCCCCATGATAAGGGAAGAACTTCAACGTGAAGATCCTTCAGGAAAAATCCAAATTCTTGCAGAAGACATACGTAAAAAAACCGGTGCAACTTTTGTAGTCATCGGAGATGTGAACAATAAACGTTTCTCCCATCCGGTTCCGGAAAGGGTCGGTAAAACATTCGTTGGAGGGGACACAGGACCTGCTGTAGAGCAAGGAAAGTCATATGTATCAGAAGCAGTCGGGACTCTTGGCAGATCGATAAGAGGCTTTGTACCCGTTTTTTCCGATAACAACAAAATCATAGGATTTGTTTCTGTCGGCTACCTATCCAAAAGTGTTCAAAAAAGTATTGCCGAACACCTGCATCGCCCCTTAATATTTATAATATTCATTACACTGGTAGGATTCATAATAACTGCCTGTATAGCCAGACACCTAAAGAAAGTAACTCTCAATCTGGAACCGGCAGAGATTACCAATCTCTATCTGGAAAGAGGAGCTGTTCTTGAAACCATTCGTGAAGGAGTAATTGCCACTGACCATAAAGGAGAAATCCGTCTGGCCAACAAAGCTGCGCTAGAGTACACCTGCTTTAACTCATCTGAACTGGTTGGCAATCTGATTGATGATGTTATTCCCTGTGCAGGACTTAAACATGCTCTGACTACGGGTGAAAGTGAACATGATCAGGAACGTATAGTAAACGGACAGGAACTTATATTCAACATCGTTCCGGTTCTTAAAGATGAAATAGTCAAAGGACTGGTAGCCAGCTTCAGACGCAAAGACGAGTTGGACAGAATTTCTCATGAACTTTCAAGTATTCAAGAATATTCAGAGCTTCTCAGAGCTCAGACCCATGAGTATTCCAACAAACTCCACACTATTGCAGGGCTGATCCAGATTGAAGCTTATCAAGAAGCTCTTGATCTGGTTTCAAGCGAATCTTCAGGTTATGAGGAAATAATAAGATTCCTTAATAAAGCAGTTCCTCATCCGGTAATAGCAGCTATAGTTCTTGGGAAATTTAATAGAGCTATGGAGCTTAAAGTTTCATTTGAAATTGACCGGGACGGCACCATGATAGATGTACCTGATTGGATTAAGCAGGAAAAAATTGTTACTATCGTAGGCAACCTGCTGGATAATGCATTTGAGGCAGTTCTTGAGCAGGATAAGGACAAAAGAAATGTTTTCCTCTCGTTTACAGATCTGGGTAATGACATTGTGTTTGAAGTTGAAGACTCCGGGGCAGGTATACCCAGAGACAGAGTAGATAAAATTTTTGAGAAAGGCATTTCTTCTAAAGGCACACTCAGAAGAGGGCTTGGACTGTATCTGGTCAAACAACGACTTGAAGAGCTTGGCGGTTTCATATCAGTCTCTTCCGTAGAATCCGGAGGATCTCTCTTCTCTGTCATTATCCCGAAAGTAAGGTGTTATATTCATGAAAGATATTGA
- a CDS encoding response regulator codes for MKDIEVIIVEDDAKIAGLHRRFTERVEGFKVVAIAQGLDDAKTMIELYKPDLILLDLYFPEGTSLDLLREIRMQGIETDVILITAAREMGTLKDALRGGVFDYIIKPVILDRFVACLKKFEKYHHRLCSEATIEQKDVDSMMNFSPASSLQPPHTESLPKGIDPLTLKKIKAVFEESITDSEKGASAEDVGEIIGASRSTARRYLEYMVSIGEIYPDVVYGTVGRPERKYFQN; via the coding sequence ATGAAAGATATTGAAGTAATTATCGTTGAAGATGATGCTAAAATAGCCGGTCTCCACCGTCGTTTCACCGAAAGAGTTGAAGGATTTAAGGTTGTAGCCATTGCGCAGGGGTTAGATGACGCCAAAACAATGATTGAGCTCTATAAACCGGATCTGATCCTGCTTGACCTATACTTTCCGGAAGGAACAAGTCTTGACCTGCTACGCGAAATACGTATGCAGGGAATTGAGACTGATGTGATACTTATCACCGCAGCACGGGAGATGGGGACACTAAAAGATGCGCTTCGAGGCGGAGTCTTCGACTACATCATTAAACCGGTAATTTTAGATCGATTTGTTGCGTGTTTGAAGAAATTTGAAAAGTACCACCATAGACTATGTTCTGAAGCTACAATTGAGCAAAAAGATGTGGACAGCATGATGAATTTCAGTCCGGCATCGTCACTACAGCCCCCCCACACAGAATCTCTGCCTAAAGGGATCGATCCCCTGACTCTCAAAAAGATCAAAGCTGTATTTGAAGAATCAATCACTGATTCTGAAAAAGGTGCAAGCGCTGAGGATGTCGGAGAAATAATCGGTGCAAGCAGATCCACAGCCAGACGCTATCTTGAATATATGGTTTCCATAGGAGAAATCTATCCAGATGTTGTTTATGGTACTGTTGGACGCCCTGAACGAAAATATTTTCAAAATTAA